A portion of the Streptococcus sp. Marseille-Q6470 genome contains these proteins:
- a CDS encoding cystathionine beta-lyase — protein MTDIKTLALKYGGYTSLDKVYLDQLLAGRSDQEQLALITPPPSVVNAYFAELYQKKSPQAATDYFAELSRELNLYNTDPSFTLENKPFIRLNLSGKSFGFCYEKEGLGRIFSEAEEVITDELLFEIAQIFPHQLVFEESGNIYMKAIGDEEVVSVENLTALTDLENLADGRKRLKGYSQEDLLQEAKSFSGKFYYRSENRTAMLYFD, from the coding sequence ATGACTGATATCAAAACATTAGCTCTCAAGTATGGTGGATATACGAGTCTGGACAAGGTCTATCTAGATCAGCTTTTAGCTGGTAGATCTGACCAGGAACAGCTAGCTCTCATCACTCCTCCTCCTAGCGTAGTGAATGCCTACTTTGCAGAACTCTACCAAAAGAAGAGCCCTCAAGCCGCGACAGATTATTTTGCTGAATTGAGTCGGGAGTTGAATCTTTATAATACTGATCCAAGTTTCACTCTAGAAAACAAGCCCTTTATTCGCCTCAATCTATCTGGTAAATCCTTTGGATTTTGCTACGAAAAAGAAGGTCTTGGTCGCATTTTTTCAGAAGCTGAGGAAGTCATTACGGATGAATTACTCTTTGAGATTGCGCAAATTTTCCCTCATCAGCTCGTTTTTGAGGAGTCTGGCAACATCTATATGAAGGCTATCGGAGACGAAGAAGTTGTTAGCGTGGAAAATCTCACAGCCTTGACAGATTTGGAAAATTTGGCAGATGGTCGCAAGCGTCTCAAAGGATACAGCCAAGAGGATTTGCTACAAGAAGCTAAATCTTTCTCTGGCAAGTTTTATTACCGCTCGGAAAACCGCACTGCTATGTTATATTTTGATTAA
- a CDS encoding DUF3042 family protein, whose amino-acid sequence MAKGFAKGLVTGVAGTVAAVAGAVYAFKKKVIEPEEQKAAFIEENRKKAARRRVSR is encoded by the coding sequence ATGGCTAAAGGATTTGCTAAAGGTCTCGTAACAGGTGTTGCAGGAACTGTTGCTGCTGTTGCAGGTGCAGTATACGCATTCAAAAAGAAAGTGATTGAACCAGAAGAACAAAAAGCAGCTTTCATCGAAGAAAACCGTAAAAAAGCAGCTCGCCGTCGCGTATCACGCTAA
- a CDS encoding ROK family glucokinase: MSQKIIGIDLGGTSIKFAILTLEGEIQEKWSIKTNILDEGSHIVDDMIESIQHRLDLLGLSAEDFRGIGMGSPGVVDREKGTVIGAYNLNWKTLQPIKEKMEKALGIPFFIDNDANVAALGERWMGAGENQPDVVFMTLGTGVGGGIVAEGKLLHGVAGAAGELGHITVDFDQPIACTCGKKGCLETVASATGIVNLTRRYADEYEGDAALKRLIDDGEEVTAKTVFDLAKEGDDLALIVYRNFSRYLGIACANIGSILNPSTIVIGGGVSAAGEFLLQGVQKVYDENTFPQVRTTTKLALATLGNDAGVIGAASLVLQ; this comes from the coding sequence ATGAGTCAAAAGATTATTGGGATTGACCTAGGTGGAACTTCTATCAAGTTCGCTATTTTAACGCTGGAAGGAGAAATCCAAGAAAAATGGTCTATCAAGACCAACATTTTGGATGAAGGAAGCCATATCGTAGACGATATGATTGAATCGATCCAACACCGTTTGGACTTACTTGGATTATCTGCTGAAGATTTTCGTGGAATTGGTATGGGTTCACCTGGTGTGGTTGACCGTGAAAAAGGAACTGTTATCGGTGCCTACAACCTCAACTGGAAAACTCTTCAACCAATCAAAGAAAAAATGGAAAAAGCCTTGGGTATTCCATTCTTTATCGACAATGACGCCAACGTAGCTGCTCTTGGTGAGCGTTGGATGGGTGCTGGTGAAAACCAACCTGACGTTGTCTTTATGACACTTGGTACAGGTGTTGGTGGCGGTATCGTGGCAGAAGGTAAATTGCTCCACGGTGTTGCTGGTGCTGCTGGTGAGCTTGGTCACATCACTGTTGACTTTGACCAACCAATCGCATGTACTTGTGGTAAAAAAGGCTGTCTTGAGACAGTAGCTTCTGCAACAGGGATTGTCAACTTGACTCGTCGTTATGCAGATGAATACGAAGGCGATGCAGCCTTGAAACGCTTGATCGACGACGGTGAAGAAGTAACAGCTAAAACTGTCTTTGACTTGGCAAAAGAAGGGGACGATCTTGCCTTGATTGTTTACCGTAACTTCTCACGTTACTTGGGTATTGCATGTGCCAACATTGGTTCTATCCTAAATCCATCAACAATCGTTATCGGTGGTGGAGTATCCGCTGCTGGGGAATTCCTTCTCCAAGGTGTGCAAAAGGTTTATGACGAAAATACCTTCCCGCAAGTTCGTACAACAACGAAATTAGCTCTTGCGACTCTAGGAAATGACGCTGGAGTTATCGGAGCAGCATCACTTGTATTGCAATAA
- a CDS encoding SDR family oxidoreductase → MSTILITGASGGLAQEMVKLLQNDQLILLGRNKETLAQLYGNYPQAELIEIDITDAQVLEELVAELYQRYGKIDILINNAGYGMFEDFGKISDQDIHQMFEVNTFTLMNLSRVVASRMKEVRKGHIINIVSMAGLIATAKSSLYSATKFAAIGFSNALRLELMPYGVYVTTVNPGPIRTGFFDQADPDGTYLKSVDRFLLEPDAVAQTIVKTIGKNKRELNLPALLNLAHKFYTLFPKLADKLAGETFNYK, encoded by the coding sequence ATGTCTACTATTCTCATTACCGGAGCTAGCGGTGGTTTGGCTCAAGAAATGGTCAAACTCTTGCAAAATGACCAACTCATCTTGCTTGGTAGAAATAAGGAAACATTAGCTCAACTATACGGAAATTATCCTCAGGCAGAATTGATTGAAATTGATATTACTGACGCTCAAGTCCTAGAAGAACTAGTTGCTGAACTCTATCAGCGTTATGGCAAGATTGATATCTTGATTAACAACGCTGGTTATGGAATGTTTGAAGATTTTGGCAAGATTTCTGATCAAGACATTCATCAAATGTTTGAGGTTAATACCTTTACTCTCATGAATCTGTCTCGTGTGGTTGCTTCTCGTATGAAGGAGGTTCGAAAAGGTCATATCATTAATATCGTTAGCATGGCAGGTTTGATAGCAACTGCTAAGTCTAGTCTATACTCAGCGACCAAGTTTGCGGCTATCGGTTTTTCAAATGCTCTTCGCCTTGAGCTCATGCCCTATGGGGTCTATGTGACAACTGTTAATCCAGGACCGATTCGTACAGGATTTTTTGACCAGGCAGACCCAGATGGGACCTACCTCAAATCGGTCGACCGTTTTCTATTGGAACCAGATGCTGTCGCGCAAACGATTGTTAAGACCATTGGAAAAAACAAACGCGAGCTCAATCTCCCAGCCTTGCTCAATCTAGCCCACAAATTTTATACCCTCTTTCCCAAGTTAGCCGATAAGTTGGCTGGGGAAACTTTTAATTATAAGTGA
- the miaA gene encoding tRNA (adenosine(37)-N6)-dimethylallyltransferase MiaA, which translates to MKSKIIVIVGPTAVGKTALAIEVAQRFNGEVVSGDSQQVYRGLDIGTAKASPEEQATVPHHLIDVRDVTESYSAFDFVSEAKVAIEDIQNRGKLAIIAGGTGLYIQSLLEGYHLGGETPHEDILAYRSSLESFSDEDLAHLVDQAGLEIPQFNRRRAMRALEIAHFAQDLENQESLYEPLIICLDDERSQLYERINHRVDLMFEAGLLEEAKWLFDHYPDVQAAKGIGYKELFPYFRGEQSLEEASDSLKQATRRFAKRQLTWFRNRMQVTFYQIGESGVKDRILNQIEEFLND; encoded by the coding sequence ATGAAAAGCAAAATAATTGTGATTGTTGGTCCAACTGCAGTTGGAAAGACTGCTCTCGCTATTGAAGTTGCTCAGCGATTCAATGGCGAAGTAGTTAGTGGAGATAGCCAACAGGTCTACCGAGGACTAGACATTGGAACAGCCAAGGCTAGTCCGGAGGAGCAGGCAACTGTCCCTCATCATTTAATCGATGTTAGAGATGTAACCGAGTCTTACTCGGCTTTTGATTTTGTTTCTGAAGCAAAGGTAGCCATCGAGGATATTCAAAATCGCGGTAAACTTGCTATTATCGCTGGTGGGACAGGACTTTATATCCAGAGTCTGCTAGAGGGCTATCATCTTGGTGGCGAGACACCTCATGAGGATATTTTAGCCTACCGTTCTAGCTTAGAGTCTTTTTCAGATGAGGACTTAGCCCATCTGGTGGATCAAGCAGGCCTTGAAATTCCCCAATTTAATCGTCGTCGTGCCATGCGTGCCTTAGAAATTGCCCATTTTGCTCAAGACTTGGAAAATCAAGAAAGTTTATATGAACCACTGATTATTTGCTTGGATGATGAGCGTAGTCAGCTTTATGAGCGTATCAATCACCGAGTGGACCTGATGTTTGAAGCTGGACTTTTGGAGGAAGCTAAATGGTTGTTTGACCATTATCCAGATGTGCAGGCTGCTAAAGGGATAGGTTATAAGGAACTCTTCCCTTATTTTCGTGGAGAGCAGTCCTTGGAAGAAGCTAGTGACAGCCTAAAACAGGCGACTCGCCGATTTGCCAAGCGCCAGTTGACCTGGTTCCGCAATCGCATGCAGGTGACCTTTTATCAGATAGGAGAATCTGGTGTGAAAGACCGCATTTTAAACCAGATTGAGGAGTTTTTAAATGATTGA
- a CDS encoding ankyrin repeat domain-containing protein has translation MITLKNIGEFKSVPQLVKDIIEGDTLALDQYLASGWDIDQEIEISKYTSLSPIDLSLITGNFDSLKWLVEKGAHLNVKNNPSFLLAVRYCDGTFIKYLMEHGAKIHSVNAVKSEAFQEALFGNKFDNLAIIHALGHSVEKYGGKAFRRAVADRNYQVLDFFIKNGVDINYNASDSVYPFKPTPLCVAARYVDLDMCKYLVEHGADVTLTEKDGMRPYSIAIEKGDQEMAEYFQKLEPVEFHNLRNKLDELKPFKLPRELTDFLMSQDLYFELTNCDFKWIEFFPLMQTIPLKKGRKKFLRISRSTGDYTHIYIIWHPKTNKVAFYDEEHETISDICSFKEFICNMSRHLQEILEG, from the coding sequence ATGATTACATTAAAAAATATTGGAGAATTTAAATCGGTTCCACAACTTGTTAAGGACATCATAGAGGGAGACACCTTGGCCTTAGACCAATATCTTGCAAGTGGTTGGGATATTGACCAAGAAATAGAAATCAGCAAGTATACCTCTCTAAGCCCAATTGATTTATCCTTGATTACAGGAAATTTTGACTCCCTAAAATGGCTAGTGGAAAAGGGGGCTCATTTAAATGTAAAAAATAACCCTTCATTTTTGTTGGCTGTCAGGTATTGTGATGGTACGTTCATCAAGTATCTTATGGAACATGGAGCAAAGATTCATAGTGTAAATGCTGTAAAGTCGGAAGCCTTTCAAGAAGCCTTATTTGGAAATAAGTTTGATAATCTAGCTATTATCCATGCATTAGGACATAGTGTCGAAAAATATGGCGGAAAAGCATTTAGGAGAGCCGTTGCAGATAGAAATTATCAGGTGCTAGATTTTTTTATTAAAAATGGAGTTGATATAAACTATAATGCCTCCGACTCGGTTTATCCCTTTAAGCCAACGCCTCTCTGTGTAGCTGCAAGATATGTTGACCTAGATATGTGTAAATACCTTGTAGAGCACGGGGCGGACGTGACTCTCACTGAAAAAGATGGTATGAGACCTTATAGTATCGCTATCGAAAAGGGGGATCAAGAGATGGCAGAATACTTTCAAAAACTAGAGCCAGTAGAATTTCATAATTTACGCAATAAATTGGATGAACTAAAACCATTTAAACTGCCTCGGGAACTTACCGATTTTCTTATGAGTCAAGACTTATATTTTGAACTTACTAACTGTGATTTTAAGTGGATAGAGTTTTTCCCTCTCATGCAAACAATTCCCTTAAAAAAAGGTCGTAAAAAATTTCTCCGTATTTCACGGTCAACCGGAGATTATACTCATATCTATATCATTTGGCATCCAAAGACAAATAAAGTAGCTTTTTACGATGAGGAACACGAAACTATAAGTGATATTTGTAGCTTTAAAGAATTTATCTGCAATATGTCTAGACACTTACAAGAAATTCTTGAAGGTTAA
- a CDS encoding thymidylate synthase gives MTKADKIFKENIERILNEGVFSEQARPKYKDGTVANSKYITGTFAEYDLSKGEFPITTLRPIAIKSAIKEVLWIYQDQTNSLEVLNDKYNVHYWNDWEVGDTGTIGERYGAVVKKHDIINKILKQLEANPWNRRNIISLWDYQAFEETDGLLPCAFQTMFDVRRVDGDIYLDATLTQRSNDMLVAHHINAMQYVALQMMIAKHFGWKVGKFFYFINNLHIYDNQFEQARELLRREPSNCQPRLVLNVPDKTNFFDIKAEDFELVDYDPVKPQLKFDLAI, from the coding sequence ATGACAAAAGCAGATAAGATTTTTAAAGAAAATATTGAGCGAATTCTCAATGAAGGAGTCTTTTCAGAACAAGCTCGTCCCAAGTATAAGGATGGAACAGTGGCTAACTCCAAGTACATCACAGGTACTTTTGCGGAGTATGATTTGTCCAAGGGTGAATTTCCCATCACAACCCTACGTCCAATTGCTATCAAATCAGCTATTAAGGAAGTTCTTTGGATTTACCAAGACCAGACAAATAGCCTAGAAGTTCTCAATGACAAGTACAATGTTCACTACTGGAATGACTGGGAAGTAGGAGATACAGGGACAATCGGTGAGCGTTACGGGGCTGTTGTTAAGAAGCATGACATCATTAACAAGATTCTCAAACAGTTGGAAGCTAATCCTTGGAACCGTCGCAATATCATCTCTCTCTGGGATTACCAAGCTTTTGAGGAAACAGACGGCCTTCTTCCATGTGCCTTCCAGACCATGTTTGATGTCCGTCGTGTAGATGGGGACATCTATCTGGATGCAACCTTGACCCAGCGTTCTAACGATATGCTTGTAGCTCATCACATCAATGCCATGCAGTATGTGGCGCTTCAAATGATGATTGCCAAACACTTTGGTTGGAAGGTAGGGAAATTCTTCTACTTTATCAATAACCTTCATATCTATGATAATCAATTTGAACAAGCTCGGGAATTGCTCCGTCGTGAGCCTTCAAATTGCCAACCACGTTTGGTCTTGAATGTACCAGACAAGACCAACTTCTTTGATATTAAAGCAGAAGATTTTGAGTTGGTTGACTATGATCCAGTGAAGCCGCAGTTGAAGTTTGACCTAGCTATTTAA
- a CDS encoding SMI1/KNR4 family protein, which yields MELLTIDQIISIIEEETQGLAPEISEGIVLSQPDLPVSELDRLKKQLQIQDLDPIFRKYILAYNWGQVGFLSYQFGYGDGASLTWLMNRNLEYHDYSTLQESGLIIIANGDPYTILLDCQSGAVYALDAEMTYDEKIWLAPDFLVFVRAMGTAQFAVWKGCESDFIHLMTRIGHASSLIFWQSLVGVYD from the coding sequence ATGGAATTATTGACAATTGACCAAATCATTTCCATTATTGAAGAAGAAACACAAGGGCTTGCCCCTGAGATAAGTGAAGGAATTGTCCTGAGCCAACCAGATCTACCTGTGTCTGAACTGGATCGTTTGAAAAAACAACTGCAAATCCAAGATTTGGATCCGATTTTTAGGAAATATATTCTGGCCTATAACTGGGGGCAGGTCGGTTTTTTAAGTTACCAGTTTGGATATGGGGACGGTGCTAGTCTTACTTGGCTGATGAATCGCAATTTGGAATACCACGATTACTCGACTCTACAAGAAAGTGGCTTGATCATCATTGCAAATGGAGATCCCTACACTATTTTGCTGGATTGTCAATCTGGGGCGGTCTATGCTCTTGATGCAGAGATGACCTATGATGAAAAAATATGGCTGGCACCAGATTTTTTAGTGTTTGTGAGAGCCATGGGAACGGCCCAATTTGCAGTTTGGAAGGGTTGTGAAAGTGACTTCATCCACTTGATGACTAGGATAGGCCATGCGTCCAGTCTGATATTCTGGCAGAGTCTGGTCGGAGTTTATGATTGA
- the rnz gene encoding ribonuclease Z: MDIQFLGTGAGQPSKARNVSSLALKLLDEINEVWLFDCGEGTQNRILETTIRPRKVSKIFITHLHGDHIFGLPGFLSSRAFQANEEQTDLEIYGPKGIKSFVLTSLRVSGSRLPYKIHFHEFDQDSLGKILETDKFTVYAEELDHTIFCVGYRVMQKDLEGTLDAEKLKAAGVPFGPLFGKIKNGQDVVLEDGTEIKATDYISDPRPGKIITILGDTRKTDASVRLAVNADVLVHESTYGKGDEKIARNHGHSTNMQAAQVAVEAGAKRLLLNHISARFLSKDISQLKKDAASIFENVHVVKDLEEVEI, encoded by the coding sequence ATGGATATTCAATTTTTAGGAACGGGGGCTGGTCAGCCCTCTAAAGCCCGCAATGTTTCAAGTCTCGCTCTGAAACTCTTGGACGAGATTAACGAAGTTTGGCTTTTTGACTGTGGAGAAGGAACGCAAAATCGCATTCTGGAAACTACAATTCGACCACGTAAGGTCAGCAAAATCTTTATTACCCACTTACATGGAGACCATATCTTTGGTTTGCCAGGATTTCTTTCTAGTCGTGCCTTTCAAGCCAATGAAGAGCAGACAGATTTAGAAATCTATGGTCCCAAAGGCATCAAATCTTTTGTCTTGACCAGTCTACGAGTGTCAGGTTCACGCCTGCCGTATAAGATTCATTTTCATGAGTTTGACCAGGATTCCCTAGGGAAAATCCTTGAAACGGATAAGTTTACCGTTTATGCAGAAGAGTTGGATCACACTATTTTCTGTGTCGGTTATCGTGTCATGCAAAAGGACCTTGAAGGGACCTTGGATGCTGAGAAACTCAAGGCTGCTGGTGTGCCATTTGGACCGCTTTTTGGAAAAATTAAAAACGGTCAGGATGTCGTATTAGAGGACGGCACTGAGATTAAGGCTACTGACTATATTTCAGATCCTCGCCCTGGTAAGATTATCACTATCTTGGGTGACACTCGAAAAACGGATGCCAGTGTACGTCTGGCTGTTAACGCCGATGTCCTTGTCCATGAATCTACTTATGGCAAAGGGGATGAGAAGATTGCCCGCAATCACGGCCACTCAACCAATATGCAGGCTGCGCAGGTCGCAGTAGAAGCAGGAGCCAAACGACTCTTACTCAACCATATCAGCGCCCGTTTTCTTTCAAAAGATATCAGCCAGCTTAAGAAAGATGCTGCTAGTATTTTTGAAAATGTCCATGTGGTTAAAGACCTAGAAGAAGTGGAAATCTAG
- a CDS encoding SMI1/KNR4 family protein produces MQLIDQVKKIETYICEYFEDWDLDDPVEEGYLENYQDISGASEEELQAIEERFGIRLPSDFKELYSYKNGSKYLSILPCVIDQRDLTFSLMSLQEIETCKRYFQNRDALLTEFPDYFSSQDLENMRDSRIKPYLFNKKWLPFAQYCDSCYLMLDFDPDREGQEGQIICYIHDPDQVIYVAESLRNLIEGIMDEII; encoded by the coding sequence ATGCAACTAATTGACCAAGTTAAAAAAATAGAAACTTATATTTGTGAGTATTTTGAAGACTGGGATTTGGATGACCCTGTAGAGGAAGGATATCTGGAAAATTATCAGGACATTTCTGGTGCTTCCGAGGAAGAGCTTCAAGCCATTGAGGAAAGATTTGGTATTCGTCTACCTAGTGACTTCAAAGAGCTTTATAGCTATAAGAATGGGAGTAAATACCTCTCTATTTTACCTTGTGTGATTGACCAGAGAGATCTGACTTTTTCTCTCATGAGTCTACAGGAAATTGAGACTTGTAAAAGGTACTTTCAAAATAGAGATGCTCTGTTAACCGAATTTCCCGACTATTTTTCTAGTCAAGACCTGGAAAATATGCGTGATAGCAGGATTAAGCCTTATCTTTTTAATAAAAAATGGCTTCCTTTTGCCCAGTATTGTGACTCTTGTTATCTTATGCTGGATTTTGATCCAGACCGAGAGGGTCAGGAAGGGCAGATTATTTGCTACATCCATGATCCTGACCAGGTGATCTATGTGGCTGAAAGCCTTAGAAATCTGATTGAAGGGATTATGGATGAGATTATATGA
- the hflX gene encoding GTPase HflX, with protein sequence MIETEKKEERVLLIGVELQGMDNFDLSMEELASLAKTAGAVVVDSYRQKREKYDSKTFVGSGKLEEIAQMVDAEEITTVIVNNRLTPRQNVNLEEVLGVKVIDRMQLILDIFAMRARSHEGKLQVHLAQLKYLLPRLVGQGIMLSRQAGGIGSRGPGESQLELNRRSVRNQITDIERQLKVVEKNRATVREKRLESSTFKIGLIGYTNAGKSTIMNTLTSKTQYEADELFATLDATTKSIHLGGNLQVTLTDTVGFIQDLPTELVSSFKSTLEESKHVDLLVHVIDASNPYHEEHEKTVLSIMKDLDMEDIPRLTLYNKADLVEDFTPTQTPYALISAKSKDSREQLQTLLLGKIKEIFEAFTLRVPFSKSYKIHDLESVAILEERDYQDDGQVITGYISEKNKWRLEEFYD encoded by the coding sequence ATGATTGAAACGGAGAAAAAAGAGGAGCGAGTCCTGCTGATTGGAGTTGAACTCCAGGGCATGGATAATTTTGACCTCTCCATGGAAGAACTGGCTAGTTTAGCAAAGACGGCTGGGGCGGTCGTCGTCGATAGCTACAGACAAAAACGCGAAAAATACGACTCCAAGACCTTTGTTGGCTCTGGTAAGTTGGAAGAAATTGCTCAAATGGTGGACGCAGAAGAAATCACGACAGTTATCGTCAACAACCGTCTGACACCTCGTCAAAATGTCAATTTAGAGGAAGTGTTGGGTGTTAAAGTCATTGACCGTATGCAGTTGATTTTGGATATCTTTGCCATGCGGGCTCGAAGCCATGAAGGAAAACTCCAAGTTCATCTAGCCCAGCTCAAGTACCTCTTGCCTCGTTTGGTTGGTCAGGGGATTATGCTTAGTCGTCAGGCAGGGGGGATTGGTTCCCGTGGTCCAGGTGAAAGTCAGCTAGAACTAAATCGTCGGAGCGTTCGCAACCAGATTACAGATATCGAACGCCAACTCAAGGTCGTTGAGAAAAATCGAGCGACAGTTCGAGAAAAACGTCTGGAGTCGAGTACCTTTAAGATTGGTTTGATTGGTTACACCAATGCTGGTAAATCAACCATCATGAACACCTTGACCAGTAAGACCCAGTATGAAGCAGATGAGCTTTTTGCGACTCTTGATGCTACAACTAAAAGCATCCATCTGGGAGGGAATCTACAAGTAACTTTAACCGATACCGTTGGTTTTATTCAAGATTTACCAACTGAGTTGGTGTCCAGTTTCAAGTCTACTTTAGAAGAAAGCAAGCATGTAGATCTCTTGGTCCATGTCATCGATGCTAGCAATCCTTATCACGAGGAGCATGAAAAAACAGTTCTCTCTATCATGAAAGACTTGGACATGGAGGATATTCCTCGCTTAACCCTTTATAATAAAGCGGATTTGGTGGAGGACTTTACGCCTACTCAAACGCCATACGCTCTGATTTCGGCAAAGTCTAAAGATAGTCGAGAACAGTTGCAGACTTTATTGCTAGGTAAAATTAAGGAAATTTTTGAAGCATTTACCCTGCGCGTGCCTTTTTCTAAATCTTACAAGATTCATGATTTAGAAAGTGTTGCGATTCTAGAAGAACGTGACTACCAAGATGATGGTCAAGTCATCACAGGCTACATTTCTGAGAAAAACAAATGGAGATTAGAGGAATTTTATGACTGA
- a CDS encoding excalibur calcium-binding domain-containing protein: MNKRHLLKLGLASLPALALFLHPVVADESIHFSSCKEAWENGYADIHKGEQGYSATLDKDHDGIACESKNAPKGVLKEKKSSTSQANNNVAPNSAAPAPSAEAVSGWVRQNGSWYYFSANGKPVTNTWQGAYYLKSDGRMAENEWVYDNYYQAWYYLKSDGSYARNTWQGSYYLKSDGKMAQNEWIYDSYYKAWYYLKSDGSYAHNAWQGAYYLKSNGKMAQSEWIYDSSYQAWYYLKSDGSYARNAWQGNYYLKSDGKMAKNERVDGGRYYVDASGLWKP; encoded by the coding sequence ATGAACAAACGTCATTTATTAAAACTTGGTCTAGCTTCTTTACCTGCTCTAGCTTTGTTTTTACATCCAGTTGTGGCAGATGAAAGTATCCATTTTTCAAGCTGTAAGGAAGCTTGGGAGAATGGTTATGCAGATATTCATAAGGGAGAACAAGGGTATTCTGCTACTTTAGATAAAGATCATGATGGGATTGCCTGTGAATCAAAGAATGCGCCTAAGGGTGTTTTAAAAGAGAAAAAGTCGAGTACATCTCAAGCTAACAACAATGTAGCACCAAATAGTGCAGCACCTGCTCCTAGTGCAGAAGCTGTAAGTGGTTGGGTTCGTCAAAATGGATCTTGGTACTATTTTTCTGCAAATGGGAAACCAGTAACAAATACTTGGCAGGGTGCATACTACCTCAAATCAGATGGAAGAATGGCTGAGAATGAGTGGGTATACGATAACTATTACCAAGCTTGGTATTACCTTAAATCAGATGGTTCCTATGCCCGCAATACATGGCAAGGAAGTTACTATCTCAAATCAGATGGTAAGATGGCTCAGAATGAATGGATTTATGATTCTTACTACAAAGCCTGGTATTACCTAAAATCAGATGGATCTTATGCGCATAATGCTTGGCAAGGTGCATACTACCTCAAGTCAAATGGTAAAATGGCTCAGAGTGAGTGGATCTATGATTCTTCTTACCAAGCCTGGTATTACTTGAAATCAGATGGATCTTATGCTCGCAATGCATGGCAAGGAAATTACTATTTGAAATCGGATGGTAAAATGGCAAAAAATGAGCGAGTGGATGGTGGACGCTACTATGTAGATGCCTCTGGTTTGTGGAAACCATAG
- a CDS encoding ankyrin repeat domain-containing protein — MAKKRVTLPKEFKDLMDEGNIEALKAVYDRCELTAHDGRFSLCTPLHMGGVPDELVIWLVEKGLDINVPDYYGATPLYRQAILGRDTVKLLCELGADIEKPNTYGETPLHMAAEFFHPRTVKFLIDKGANVNVENDMGRTPLASVLMVCRGIYIAQTAEIASMLLEAGAKKTPTMKEKVENIGKDFEFHRESIHPDYIEGADKGLAKLYELFDVKPVEKRLTHDGVSPILVKEGSWEEQYEQLWSFLIPSIGAAKTVQGEVIRIPGRVRDELDRNGGANWDRNYRKMLQAIPHYLSLGTPLSDTDLEEAKQVISQIYGKDFNDGPRLDRLCQLALAWIKQNPNPIDLKEPSYNR; from the coding sequence ATGGCAAAGAAAAGAGTTACATTACCAAAAGAGTTTAAGGATTTAATGGATGAAGGAAATATTGAAGCCCTTAAAGCAGTCTATGATCGTTGTGAATTAACCGCTCATGATGGAAGATTTAGCTTATGTACACCTCTGCATATGGGAGGAGTACCAGATGAATTGGTAATCTGGCTGGTAGAAAAGGGCCTAGATATAAATGTCCCAGATTATTATGGAGCGACTCCTTTATACCGTCAAGCAATCTTGGGTAGAGATACAGTAAAACTCTTGTGTGAATTGGGGGCAGACATTGAAAAGCCCAATACCTATGGCGAGACCCCTCTACATATGGCAGCTGAATTTTTTCATCCTAGAACAGTCAAATTTTTAATTGACAAGGGAGCAAATGTCAATGTAGAGAATGATATGGGAAGAACTCCACTAGCTTCAGTCTTGATGGTTTGTCGGGGGATCTATATTGCACAAACTGCTGAAATTGCCTCTATGTTACTAGAAGCAGGTGCTAAGAAAACACCAACCATGAAAGAAAAGGTCGAAAATATCGGTAAGGATTTTGAATTTCATAGAGAAAGTATCCACCCAGACTACATCGAAGGAGCAGATAAAGGCTTAGCGAAGCTCTATGAGCTATTTGATGTCAAGCCTGTAGAAAAACGCCTAACTCATGATGGAGTTTCTCCAATTCTCGTAAAAGAAGGTTCATGGGAGGAACAGTATGAGCAACTATGGTCTTTCTTGATTCCTTCTATAGGAGCCGCAAAAACTGTTCAGGGCGAAGTCATCCGCATACCAGGTAGAGTCCGAGATGAATTGGATCGTAATGGAGGGGCCAACTGGGATAGAAACTACCGCAAGATGCTACAGGCTATACCTCACTATCTTTCTCTAGGAACTCCACTTTCAGACACTGACTTAGAAGAAGCCAAGCAAGTCATCAGTCAAATTTACGGCAAAGATTTTAATGATGGCCCCCGTCTAGACCGCCTCTGCCAATTGGCTCTTGCTTGGATTAAGCAAAATCCTAACCCAATTGACCTAAAAGAACCAAGTTATAATCGGTAA